A single Limanda limanda chromosome 19, fLimLim1.1, whole genome shotgun sequence DNA region contains:
- the LOC133025768 gene encoding hepatic lectin-like: MHSGIDETCLRCEDGWEPHGGKCYFFSWVTSSWNKSRKQCTSMSGDLVVINNREEQRFLVSRVRGKMEKDEEKFWIGLTDAQKEDEWLWVDDTQLDPNLTFWREGEPDNWAWDNPDGQDCVRMGEKDGATNLKTWEDKYCKWPHKYICEKPEKA; this comes from the exons atgcattctgggatag ATGAAACATGTCTGAGGTGTGAGGACGGCTGGGAGCCACATGGAGGAAAGTGCTACTTCTTCTCCTGGGTTACTTCATCCTGGAATAAGAGTAGAAAACAATGCACATCAATGAGTGGAGACCTGGTTGTGataaacaacagagaggagcag AGATTCCTGGTGTCTAGAGTGAGagggaaaatggaaaaagatgAGGAAAAGTTCTGGATCGGACTGACAGACGCACAGAAAGAGGATGAATGGCTTTGGGTGGACGACACACAACTGGATCCAAA TTTGACGTTTTGGCGTGAGGGCGAGCCAGACAACTGGGCATGGGATAATCCTGATGGACAGGACTGTGTGAGGATGGGGGAGAAAGACGGAGCCACGAACCTGAAGACCTGGGAAGATAAATACTGCAAATGGCctcataaatatatttgtgagaAACCAGAAAAAGCATGA
- the LOC133025769 gene encoding C-type lectin domain family 4 member E-like, whose product MAEVLYSDIKFKRARGNTDASSRRSGVTWERVALLVLSVLLAAALTALGVTHETCPRCEDGWEPHGGKCYFFSSVTLTWNKSRNQCISMRGDLVVINNREEQRFLESRVMEKKEAYEYKFWIGLTDSKKEGEWLWVDDAQLDPSLTFWREGQPDNRAWATSDGQWNPDGEDCVVMGEKDGATDLKSWDDRYCKYSQKYICEKPEKA is encoded by the exons ATGGCTGAAGTTCTTTACTCTGATATTAAGTTCAAAAGagcgagaggaaacacagacg CATCAAGCAGGCGATCGGGGGTCACATGGGAGCGAGTGGCCCTGCTGGTCCTCAGTGTTCTCCTGGCAGCTGCCCTCACAGCTCTTGGTGTAACCC ATGAAACATGTCCGAGGTGTGAGGACGGCTGGGAGCCACATGGAGGAAAGTGCTACTTCTTCTCCTCGGTTACTTTAACCTGGAATAAGAGTAGAAACCAATGCATATCAATGAGAGGAGACCTGGTTGTGataaacaacagagaggagcag AGATTCCTGGAGTCTAGagtgatggaaaaaaaagaagcttatGAGTACAAGTTCTGGATCGGACTGACAGACTCAAAGAAAGAGGGTGAATGGCTTTGGGTGGACGACGCACAACTGGATCCAAG TTTGACGTTTTGGCGTGAGGGCCAGCCAGACAACAGGGCATGGGCGACTTCTGATGGACAGTGGAATCCTGATGGAGAGGACTGTGTGGTGATGGGGGAGAAAGACGGAGCCACGGACCTGAAGTCCTGGGACGATCGATACTGCAAATATtctcaaaaatatatttgtgagaAACCAGAAAAAGCATGA